The Anaerobacillus sp. CMMVII genomic interval CACAAAGAATTAGCATTCTAGCAAACGGAACAAAGATTGATATTTTTGAAACGGGTGTTAATAAAGATTGGCTAAAAATTCGCGTAAATGACCGCTGGGGCTTCGTTCATAGTAGCTTTGTAACGATTACGCAGCAAACAAAGCCTACGACTCCTGCAGCAAATCAGGTGATAAGCAAAGGTCGAGTTACCGTAAACGCGCTAAATGTCCGTAGCGAGCCGCGTACAACCGCTAAACGGATCACCATTCTTGCAGAAGGAACGCAGCTAGACATTTATGAAACCGGCGTCAATAAAGACTGGCTAAGAATCAGAGTCAACAACGAATGGGGCTTTGTCCATCGAGATTTTGTTACGATTACTCAAGGAAGCAATAATCCCACACCGACAACTCCTACAGCACCTGTGACAGTCGTCGCAAAAGGTCAAGTGACGGTAAATGCCTTAAATGTCCGGGCGGAACCAAACACGACGGCAAGACGAGTGACGATACTCGCTGAAGGAACGCAGCTAGACATCTACGAAACAGGCGTTAATAAAGATTGGTTAAAAATTCAGGTAAATAACGAGTGGGGCTTCGTCCACAGTAGCTTTGTTGCAATCGCTCAAGCAACGACCCCAGCACCACCAGCAAACCAAGTCATTGGAAAAGCGGAAGTTACGGCGACAACCTTAAATGTTCGTAGTGAACCGAATGTGACGTCAAGGATCATCGGAAACCTTGCAGCAAGAACTCAAGTTGATTTTTACGAACAAGGCGTTAACAAAGACTGGTTAAAAATTAAAGTTGGCAACGAGTGGGGCTTTATTCACGGAAACCATGTAAGAATACTAGGAAATCAACCAACCATTGATACATCAAAGCTCAAAGACAAAGTCATTGTCATTGATCCAGGACATGGTGGGAGAGACCCGGGTGCTGTTGCCTTTGGTTTAATGGAAAAGGATATCGTCTTATCAACGGCCTTGATTTTAGAAAAGAAGCTTCAACAAGCTGGGGCAAAAGTTGTTTTGACTAGATCGACAGACGTCTTTTTAGCGCTCAGTGATCGCACGAAGGTCGTGAATAACCAAAATGCTGATATCTTTTTAAGTATCCATGTTAATTCATCTTCAATCGCGACGGCGCATGGCACGGAAACATTTTGGAATCGTAATTATGAGCTATACAACAGTCAGTTGCTAGCTTCGAGTTTACAGTCGAAGCTCGTTAATACATTATCAACTAGAGATCGTGGCGTGAAGGAAGCGGGCTTTGAAATCATCAAGTATACGAGAGTACCAAGTGTTCTCATCGAGCTCGGCTTTTTAACAAACCAAAACGAAGCCCAACGTTTAGCGAGCCCACAGTTCCAAGATCAGGCAGCACAAGCAATTTTAGAGGGCTTAGTAGATTTCTATAATAAATAATGGCTCTTTTCGTAAACATTGCTCCTGCGGTTACTCGTCGCACAAAAAAACTTGTTGCTATTTAACCAAAGATAAATAGATAAATCCCTTAGTTGAAGAATTCACCCCGTAGAATAAGTAAGAAAAGAGCAATGCTTACTAAATAAGTAGTGATATCTTAATATTCGTGTGTAAAAATCCGGCTTTTGGGATTTTTACGAAAGCAACAAACTTTGCGAAAATAGTATAAATAATCCACACAACAAGAGGTGCAAAAATGAAGGAAATAAAATGGGGTTCCCCACTTAGCTTCGCATGTCTTGGTATCTTTTTAGTCGGAGTGTCATTATTACTAGATACCATCTGGAAAT includes:
- a CDS encoding N-acetylmuramoyl-L-alanine amidase, which translates into the protein MRRFLLIGLVIIIAFVTNFQFNSKDYIVYSDNSRVAVGEVTASLLNVRSEANANARRIAQLPKGTKVSIFEIGVNKDWLKINVNNQWGFVHKDFVTITETFAPTNTLQKVAEGQVNASNLNVRSEPNTSSQRISILANGTKIDIFETGVNKDWLKIRVNDRWGFVHSSFVTITQQTKPTTPAANQVISKGRVTVNALNVRSEPRTTAKRITILAEGTQLDIYETGVNKDWLRIRVNNEWGFVHRDFVTITQGSNNPTPTTPTAPVTVVAKGQVTVNALNVRAEPNTTARRVTILAEGTQLDIYETGVNKDWLKIQVNNEWGFVHSSFVAIAQATTPAPPANQVIGKAEVTATTLNVRSEPNVTSRIIGNLAARTQVDFYEQGVNKDWLKIKVGNEWGFIHGNHVRILGNQPTIDTSKLKDKVIVIDPGHGGRDPGAVAFGLMEKDIVLSTALILEKKLQQAGAKVVLTRSTDVFLALSDRTKVVNNQNADIFLSIHVNSSSIATAHGTETFWNRNYELYNSQLLASSLQSKLVNTLSTRDRGVKEAGFEIIKYTRVPSVLIELGFLTNQNEAQRLASPQFQDQAAQAILEGLVDFYNK